A genomic segment from Gilvibacter sp. SZ-19 encodes:
- a CDS encoding replication-associated recombination protein A: MNAPLAERIRPRTLEDYISQQHLVGPDGALTNQIKQGVLPSLILWGPPGTGKTTLATIIANTVERPFFKLSAISSGVKDVREVIARAKKEDGLFTTKNPLLFIDEIHRFSKSQQDSLLEAVEKGWVTLIGATTENPSFEVIPALLSRCQVYVLNAFSKNDLEALLKRAIAQDDILSQKKIKLQETEAMMRISGGDARKLLNILELVVATATTEPIVITDDLVTQKVQQNVVRYDKTGEQHYDIVSAFIKSIRGSDPNAAVYWLARMIEGGEDVKFIARRMLILASEDIGNANPQALMVANNTFQAVTVIGYPEARIILSQCAIYLATSAKSNASYVAINEAQQAVRNQGDLSVPLSIRNAPTKLMKELGYSEGYQYAHNYEGNFVPHQFLPEELSDFNFYRPGNNKRERALKEYLSQLWKDKYEF; encoded by the coding sequence ATGAATGCACCCTTGGCAGAACGCATTAGACCCAGAACGCTGGAGGACTATATTAGTCAGCAACATTTGGTTGGACCAGATGGGGCGCTGACCAATCAGATTAAGCAGGGAGTGCTACCATCGTTGATCCTTTGGGGACCACCCGGAACTGGAAAGACTACCTTGGCCACCATAATTGCCAATACTGTTGAACGTCCTTTTTTTAAGCTGAGTGCAATAAGTAGCGGCGTTAAAGATGTTCGTGAGGTAATCGCAAGAGCAAAAAAAGAAGACGGCCTATTCACGACTAAAAATCCGCTGCTCTTTATAGACGAGATCCATCGTTTCAGTAAATCACAACAAGATTCACTTTTGGAGGCTGTGGAGAAAGGATGGGTCACACTCATTGGTGCCACAACAGAGAATCCGAGTTTCGAAGTAATTCCGGCCCTTTTATCGCGTTGTCAGGTCTATGTGCTGAATGCTTTCTCTAAAAACGATTTAGAAGCGCTTTTAAAGCGTGCAATAGCTCAAGACGATATACTTAGTCAAAAAAAGATAAAACTGCAGGAAACAGAGGCTATGATGCGCATTTCTGGAGGTGATGCCAGAAAGTTACTCAACATACTCGAATTGGTCGTGGCCACTGCCACCACAGAGCCAATAGTGATCACCGATGATCTTGTAACCCAAAAGGTGCAACAGAATGTAGTTCGCTATGACAAAACCGGCGAACAGCATTACGACATCGTTTCAGCTTTTATTAAATCGATAAGAGGTAGCGACCCTAACGCCGCCGTCTATTGGTTAGCGAGAATGATAGAAGGTGGTGAGGATGTTAAATTCATCGCACGCAGAATGCTTATCCTAGCTTCTGAAGATATTGGCAATGCCAATCCTCAGGCTTTGATGGTCGCCAACAATACATTTCAAGCCGTAACGGTGATCGGTTACCCTGAAGCTCGTATCATACTCTCACAATGCGCGATCTATTTGGCAACCTCAGCCAAGAGCAATGCCTCTTATGTAGCCATAAATGAAGCACAACAAGCTGTTAGAAATCAAGGAGACCTCTCTGTTCCGCTATCTATTCGCAATGCCCCAACCAAGCTCATGAAAGAACTAGGGTATTCAGAAGGTTATCAATACGCGCATAATTACGAAGGCAATTTTGTGCCGCATCAATTCTTACCAGAAGAACTTAGCGACTTCAATTTCTACAGGCCGGGAAACAACAAACGCGAAAGAGCGCTCAAGGAATACCTAAGTCAATTGTGGAAAGACAAATACGAGTTCTGA
- a CDS encoding rhomboid family intramembrane serine protease: protein MRQIEYPSVFEFRRIAIAVGLVMLLWIALWADLRFDLNLRSLGVYPRTAEGLKGIFLTPFIHKDLSHLTNNSISLVALLWFLFYFYPKAAWKVLFWGIVLSGLGTWLIGRPAFHIGASGVVYMLVSFLFFKGVFSGYYRLIALSLIVVFLYGGLLWYVFPIDPKISWEGHLSGFFVGFVFAGFVKSGVVRDYHYPWEHPEFDPTKDPFMRRFDEQGNFVPDEPESIEEEVEAAEKIQVNYNYKPSEDKSAN from the coding sequence ATGCGACAAATAGAGTATCCTTCTGTATTTGAATTCCGGCGGATAGCCATTGCTGTAGGTCTTGTTATGCTTTTGTGGATAGCCCTTTGGGCAGACCTGCGCTTTGACTTGAATCTGAGAAGCTTGGGTGTGTACCCAAGAACTGCAGAAGGATTGAAAGGGATCTTCTTGACACCTTTTATCCATAAAGACCTCAGCCACTTGACCAACAATAGTATTTCGTTGGTAGCACTGCTGTGGTTCTTATTCTATTTCTACCCTAAGGCTGCATGGAAAGTCTTATTCTGGGGTATTGTACTGTCTGGTTTAGGCACTTGGCTAATAGGGCGCCCTGCATTTCATATAGGGGCGAGCGGTGTAGTGTATATGCTGGTGAGTTTCTTGTTCTTTAAAGGGGTCTTTAGCGGCTACTACAGGCTTATCGCACTTTCTTTGATAGTAGTGTTCTTATATGGTGGATTGTTGTGGTATGTATTCCCGATCGACCCCAAGATTTCGTGGGAAGGGCATTTGTCTGGATTCTTTGTGGGCTTTGTCTTTGCCGGATTCGTCAAAAGTGGGGTAGTACGAGATTATCATTATCCTTGGGAACATCCAGAGTTTGATCCCACTAAGGATCCTTTTATGAGACGCTTTGACGAGCAGGGTAATTTTGTTCCCGATGAACCTGAGTCAATAGAAGAGGAGGTAGAAGCTGCTGAAAAGATTCAGGTCAACTACAATTATAAACCATCCGAAGATAAAAGTGCTAATTAG
- the rlmB gene encoding 23S rRNA (guanosine(2251)-2'-O)-methyltransferase RlmB, whose product MEEQVSRIYGIHALEEALNAEMSIAKVFAQSNQQHPKVKALLNECAKQGATISYVPMEKLQKLAKGRNHQGIVANIAPVSFVSLETMIANATSNEKAPLFLLLDQISDVRNFGAIIRSAVAAGVNGIVIQKKGGAPVNADAVKTSAGTLFKIPICKVDHIKDALFHFQAEGIPIIAATEKGDQSVYDTDLKGGFALIMGSEGKGINPSVLKMVDTQVHIPIAEEVDSLNVAVASAVILFEAQRQRLA is encoded by the coding sequence ATGGAAGAACAAGTCAGTAGAATTTACGGAATACACGCTTTAGAAGAAGCTTTGAATGCAGAGATGAGCATTGCCAAGGTATTCGCACAATCCAATCAGCAGCATCCAAAAGTTAAAGCACTACTAAACGAATGTGCAAAACAGGGCGCTACGATTTCTTACGTGCCGATGGAGAAACTTCAAAAGCTAGCTAAAGGACGTAATCATCAAGGCATAGTCGCCAATATTGCCCCGGTGAGTTTTGTGAGCCTCGAAACAATGATTGCAAACGCTACTTCTAACGAAAAGGCTCCCCTATTTCTACTACTAGACCAGATCAGTGATGTTCGTAATTTTGGCGCTATTATAAGATCTGCAGTGGCCGCAGGGGTCAATGGAATTGTCATCCAGAAAAAGGGAGGTGCTCCTGTAAATGCTGACGCTGTTAAAACCTCTGCAGGTACTTTATTCAAAATTCCAATCTGTAAGGTAGATCATATAAAAGATGCGCTTTTCCACTTTCAGGCAGAAGGCATTCCTATCATCGCAGCTACCGAGAAAGGAGATCAATCTGTGTATGACACGGACCTAAAAGGTGGTTTTGCACTTATTATGGGATCAGAAGGTAAAGGGATCAACCCCTCTGTATTGAAAATGGTAGACACGCAAGTTCATATCCCTATTGCAGAAGAGGTCGATTCACTCAATGTGGCAGTAGCTAGCGCAGTGATCTTGTTCGAAGCGCAACGACAGCGATTGGCCTAA
- a CDS encoding SusD/RagB family nutrient-binding outer membrane lipoprotein, which produces MKTIYKIFLLALISSGTLFYSCETTELEQLVSPNAISPEQADPDLLLNTIQRAYVTNAITFNDRGAELTRIDYMFGRDYFANYNSSTFDGVWSRSYSSIFANINIIEAQNEADGGGLEFHLGVSKALQAHTLMMLVDFLGDIPFSEALNPDEFPNPMLDDDASVYAAARAMLDEAKAYFAGASVGTATDFFYGGDTDAWVAMVNTLIMRHALTTGNISEFNAIVSTGNFINDSSLDFEFKYGTQLLNPNTRHPDYNADYTTSGANIYQSNWLIWTMQEADKTDGSDDDPRIRYYFFRQVDCTPGASCDPAGNGETLQCSLQTPPAQYAALGIPACFLEDGYWGRSHGNDEGTPPDNFTRTAVGVYPAGGLFDDNRFNGLNQDVGGLGAGIEPIILASYVDFWRAEVALAGGSPGAAAGFVEAGLTKSIAKVQSFGELDTTRDTSFEPDATTVSDFIAAKAALITDTSDDSWNALAEQFFVTMYGGGADSYNFYRRTGYPTTVFPNLDPNPGVFPRTFLYPSVEVIANPNITQRQDNNTQVFWDTQPAGPAFPPAN; this is translated from the coding sequence ATGAAAACAATCTATAAAATCTTTTTACTTGCGTTAATCTCGAGTGGGACCTTGTTCTACTCTTGTGAGACGACCGAGTTGGAACAACTTGTAAGTCCGAACGCAATCTCGCCAGAACAGGCAGACCCGGATCTGTTACTTAACACCATTCAGCGTGCTTACGTAACAAATGCTATCACTTTCAACGATCGTGGTGCAGAATTGACTCGTATCGACTACATGTTCGGACGTGACTACTTCGCTAACTACAACTCTTCTACCTTTGACGGTGTATGGAGTCGTTCTTACAGTAGCATCTTCGCGAACATCAACATCATCGAAGCTCAAAACGAAGCTGATGGTGGTGGTCTAGAGTTCCACTTAGGTGTTTCTAAGGCTCTACAAGCGCACACTTTGATGATGCTAGTAGACTTCTTAGGTGATATTCCTTTCAGTGAAGCACTTAATCCAGATGAGTTCCCTAACCCAATGCTAGACGACGATGCTTCAGTTTACGCTGCTGCTCGCGCTATGTTGGATGAGGCTAAAGCTTACTTCGCTGGAGCTAGTGTAGGTACTGCTACAGATTTCTTCTACGGAGGAGATACTGACGCTTGGGTTGCAATGGTAAACACATTGATCATGCGTCACGCTTTGACTACAGGAAACATTTCTGAATTCAACGCTATCGTATCGACTGGAAACTTTATCAACGATTCTTCTCTTGATTTCGAATTCAAGTACGGAACTCAGTTGCTAAACCCTAACACTCGTCACCCAGACTATAATGCAGACTATACAACTTCTGGTGCCAACATCTATCAGTCAAACTGGTTGATCTGGACTATGCAAGAAGCTGATAAGACTGACGGTTCTGATGATGATCCACGTATCCGTTACTACTTCTTCCGTCAGGTTGATTGTACTCCTGGTGCATCTTGTGACCCTGCAGGAAACGGTGAGACACTTCAGTGTTCTCTTCAGACTCCTCCAGCACAATACGCTGCTCTTGGAATTCCAGCTTGTTTCTTAGAAGATGGTTACTGGGGACGTTCTCACGGTAACGATGAAGGAACTCCTCCAGACAACTTTACACGTACTGCTGTAGGTGTATATCCAGCTGGTGGTTTATTCGATGACAACCGTTTCAATGGTCTTAACCAAGATGTTGGTGGACTTGGAGCTGGTATCGAGCCTATCATCCTTGCTTCTTACGTAGATTTCTGGAGAGCTGAAGTAGCTCTTGCTGGTGGTTCTCCTGGAGCTGCTGCCGGATTCGTAGAAGCTGGTCTTACTAAGTCTATCGCAAAAGTTCAGTCTTTCGGAGAATTGGATACTACTCGTGACACTTCTTTCGAGCCAGACGCAACTACTGTATCTGACTTTATCGCTGCTAAAGCTGCTTTGATCACTGATACTTCAGATGATTCTTGGAACGCTCTAGCTGAGCAATTCTTCGTAACCATGTATGGTGGTGGTGCGGATTCTTACAACTTCTACAGAAGAACAGGATATCCAACTACTGTATTCCCTAACCTTGATCCAAACCCAGGTGTATTCCCAAGAACTTTCTTGTATCCATCTGTTGAGGTTATTGCGAATCCAAACATTACGCAGAGACAAGACAACAATACTCAGGTATTCTGGGATACTCAGCCTGCTGGGCCTGCTTTCCCTCCTGCTAACTAA
- a CDS encoding SusC/RagA family TonB-linked outer membrane protein — MRTKFSGILTLFMAFVVQLTFAQDKTITGNVTDDTGLPLPGVNIIVKGTATGTQSDFDGNYSIGASVGQTLVYSYVGFTQQEIAVTASTSTVNVQMVPGTELEEVLVVAQGIKREAKALGYAVSTVESADIEQRTEGDVARVLSGKASGVQITSQSGTSGSATNVVIRGYNSITGSNQALFIVDGVPFSSDTNAQGNFLNGNVGSSRFLDLDPNNIESVNVLKGLAAATLYGTAGRNGVIVITTKSGGGGANKSAKKTEITVSQSFFVNEIASLPDYQDKYGNGFDQSFGWFFSNWGPSFNADGVDGYLNDPAGLIDAQGTLRHPYDSSAFLNNLNGGDNELRNRFAGVRYEWRPYNSVENFFRTGDVVNTSINIRGNSDDGKLAYNVNYGHLDETGFTPGNNIRRNTLAVGGRAQLTNNFTVSATLNFSRNQVASPPVAASRGNGTLGFSTFANVFFTPRSVDLMGLPYTIPETGGSIYYRNGNDIINPRWTVENAGSTQLTNRVFGTAQLQYDFSDNLNLLYRAGVDFYNERNTQYSNKNGVNFNQAIFGQYITWDNNVRIWDHYLTLSGDYDITDDIGITFTAGATSRSRNFDQQGVQSDGQIVFGVLRHFNFLTQTPIQNTSFRNIVGVFAETSLDYSDWAFLTLSARNDWVSNLPTENNNQFYPSISASFLPTAAFPSIRSSEWGLNYLKLRAGLGTSAGFPTGFPTVQNLNLAINVNGGANGPVTTNAISGFRANPDLKPELISEFEVGFDSRFLNNRVNLNVSYFDRSTEDLIVFKPLAPSSGFTQTQDNIGKVEGDGWEVDLSVDLFKSDKEDGFNWNSRVNFTQSEQIVTEQEEDQILFAGSTAAFLGANAAIRGEQLGVIVGTRILRDDAGNFVVNSAGNYVTEDQVVLDDGRQITPIIGNPNPDYVMNFINTLSYKNFNLGFQFSHTKGGDIASSTIAVLLGRGLIVETEDRANTFILPGVSQSTGQPNEIQINNSQYYFSNVLFGPKELQVYDASVIRLQEVSFGYSVPKKWLEKTPFGSLSVTASGFNLWYDAYNTPDGANFDPNVAGVGIGNGRGFDYINGPSSRRYGLSIKASF; from the coding sequence ATGAGAACAAAGTTTAGTGGAATTTTAACGCTATTCATGGCGTTTGTAGTGCAACTGACGTTCGCACAAGACAAAACAATCACGGGTAACGTGACCGATGATACCGGTTTACCATTACCTGGGGTTAACATTATTGTAAAAGGCACCGCGACTGGAACTCAATCTGACTTTGATGGTAATTATAGCATCGGAGCATCAGTTGGACAGACGCTTGTCTACAGTTACGTAGGTTTTACTCAACAGGAAATCGCAGTAACTGCAAGTACATCTACTGTAAACGTACAAATGGTACCAGGGACCGAGCTTGAAGAAGTATTGGTAGTTGCCCAAGGTATCAAGCGTGAGGCTAAGGCCCTAGGTTATGCGGTAAGTACTGTTGAATCAGCAGATATCGAACAACGTACAGAAGGTGACGTTGCTCGTGTGCTTTCTGGTAAAGCATCTGGGGTACAGATCACTTCTCAGAGTGGTACTTCTGGATCTGCAACTAACGTAGTAATTCGAGGATACAATTCGATTACCGGTAGTAACCAGGCATTATTCATTGTAGATGGTGTACCATTCTCAAGTGATACTAACGCCCAAGGTAACTTCCTTAACGGTAACGTCGGTTCTTCTCGTTTCCTAGACTTAGATCCAAATAACATCGAAAGCGTAAACGTACTTAAAGGTCTTGCAGCAGCAACACTTTACGGTACAGCTGGACGTAACGGGGTAATTGTAATTACTACCAAGTCTGGTGGCGGTGGAGCAAACAAATCAGCTAAGAAGACCGAAATCACAGTTAGCCAATCGTTCTTCGTAAACGAAATTGCTTCTCTACCTGATTACCAAGACAAATACGGAAACGGTTTCGACCAATCTTTCGGATGGTTCTTCTCTAACTGGGGTCCTTCTTTCAACGCTGATGGTGTTGACGGATACTTGAATGACCCAGCTGGTTTGATCGACGCTCAAGGAACATTGCGTCACCCTTACGATTCTTCTGCATTCTTGAACAACCTTAACGGTGGTGACAACGAATTGAGAAATCGTTTTGCTGGTGTACGTTACGAGTGGAGACCTTACAACAGTGTTGAGAACTTCTTCCGTACTGGTGATGTAGTAAATACTTCTATCAACATCCGTGGTAACTCTGACGATGGTAAGCTTGCTTACAACGTTAACTACGGTCACCTTGATGAAACAGGATTTACACCAGGAAACAACATTCGCAGAAATACTCTTGCAGTTGGTGGACGCGCACAGCTTACTAACAACTTCACAGTATCTGCTACTTTGAATTTCTCTCGTAACCAAGTTGCATCTCCTCCAGTAGCGGCCTCTCGTGGTAACGGTACTTTAGGTTTCTCTACTTTCGCGAACGTATTCTTTACTCCGCGTTCTGTAGACTTGATGGGACTTCCTTACACTATTCCAGAAACCGGTGGATCTATCTACTACCGTAACGGTAACGATATCATCAACCCACGCTGGACTGTTGAGAACGCTGGTTCTACTCAGTTGACAAACCGTGTATTCGGTACTGCTCAACTTCAGTATGACTTTAGCGACAACTTGAACTTACTATATCGTGCTGGTGTTGACTTCTACAACGAGCGTAACACACAGTACTCTAACAAGAATGGTGTAAACTTCAACCAAGCAATCTTTGGTCAGTACATCACTTGGGACAACAACGTACGTATCTGGGATCACTACTTGACATTGAGTGGTGACTATGACATCACTGACGATATCGGAATTACTTTTACAGCTGGTGCAACTAGCCGTTCAAGAAACTTCGATCAGCAAGGTGTTCAGTCTGACGGACAAATTGTATTTGGCGTTCTTCGTCACTTCAACTTCTTGACTCAGACTCCAATCCAGAATACATCTTTCAGAAACATTGTTGGTGTATTTGCTGAAACTTCTCTTGACTACAGCGACTGGGCGTTCTTAACGCTTTCTGCTCGTAATGACTGGGTTTCTAACTTACCAACAGAAAACAACAATCAGTTCTACCCATCGATCTCTGCATCGTTCCTACCAACTGCTGCATTCCCTTCTATTCGTTCATCTGAATGGGGACTTAACTACTTGAAGTTACGTGCAGGTCTTGGTACTTCTGCTGGATTCCCAACTGGATTCCCAACAGTACAGAACTTGAACCTTGCCATCAACGTAAACGGTGGTGCTAACGGACCTGTTACAACTAACGCGATCAGCGGATTCCGTGCAAACCCAGACTTGAAGCCTGAACTTATCTCAGAATTCGAAGTTGGTTTTGACTCTCGTTTCTTGAACAACCGTGTTAACTTGAACGTTTCATACTTCGACCGTTCTACCGAAGACCTTATCGTATTTAAGCCATTGGCTCCTTCTTCTGGATTTACTCAGACTCAGGATAACATTGGTAAAGTTGAAGGTGACGGATGGGAAGTTGACTTAAGCGTAGACTTATTTAAGAGTGATAAAGAAGACGGATTCAACTGGAATTCTCGTGTTAACTTCACACAGAGTGAGCAAATCGTAACTGAGCAAGAAGAAGATCAAATTCTTTTCGCTGGTTCTACTGCTGCTTTCCTAGGTGCTAACGCCGCTATCCGCGGAGAGCAATTAGGTGTGATCGTTGGTACTCGTATTCTACGTGATGACGCTGGAAACTTCGTAGTAAACAGTGCTGGTAACTATGTAACTGAAGATCAAGTTGTACTTGACGACGGTCGTCAGATTACTCCTATCATTGGTAACCCGAACCCGGATTACGTAATGAACTTTATCAACACCTTGTCTTACAAGAACTTCAACCTAGGATTCCAATTCAGCCATACTAAAGGTGGAGATATCGCATCTTCTACTATCGCAGTATTGCTTGGACGTGGTTTGATCGTTGAAACTGAGGATCGTGCAAATACCTTTATTTTACCAGGTGTTAGCCAATCTACAGGACAGCCAAACGAAATCCAGATCAACAACTCGCAGTACTACTTCTCGAACGTATTGTTCGGACCAAAAGAACTGCAGGTTTACGATGCTTCTGTTATTCGTTTGCAAGAAGTTTCTTTCGGATACTCAGTTCCAAAGAAATGGCTAGAAAAAACACCATTTGGTTCACTATCAGTAACAGCAAGTGGATTCAACCTTTGGTATGATGCTTACAACACACCTGACGGAGCGAACTTCGATCCTAACGTAGCTGGTGTTGGTATTGGTAACGGACGTGGATTTGACTACATCAACGGTCCTTCATCAAGAAGATACGGTTTGAGTATTAAAGCATCATTCTAA
- a CDS encoding BamA/TamA family outer membrane protein, producing MNRFLKRALYLNIYILYCGLATAQNFTLELEVSPEPETEQVKSLFNQLTYPDLASMSSAADTAASYLRKSGYINLNYQAPIAKTDSIFVATYNLGEQITTLKINHSFSGIPIKDLKRLFPAVSDTLITLAFEDLETGMQMLTDYQNSLGNAFATVQLVDLDLEDPQTMTGTLSVSSGTSRTLDKIVIKGYEKFPRSYLKYFAGIKTGGVFDKRKLLKNYEAIESLPFVTSSKAPEVLFRPDSTEVYLYLKKRSSNSFDGILGFANSESDSKIIFNGYLDLELRNNLNFGEEIRLNYKSDGRDQQNFRVATSLPYLFKTPLGVDLELYIFKRDSSFVTVEQKAQLHYQINPRLRALAGYTHYESNNLLDDSLTAATIADYTSDFVLVGLQYQIPQPSLLFPNKTRWELKGQFGNRSAAMTSDQVKVSFDGFYIFELNENNSVFIRNTTETLISDNYLTNELMRFGGITSIRGFDENSIDAQLYSVLNTEYRYLINPGLYVHSIADVGYLENELNQTQEELISFGIGLGFLSKAGVFKINIANGKTGALPFSFSNTKIHLSLRSNF from the coding sequence TTGAACCGATTTTTAAAGCGCGCTTTATACCTTAATATATATATACTATACTGCGGATTGGCTACAGCCCAGAATTTTACATTGGAGCTAGAGGTCAGTCCGGAGCCCGAAACAGAGCAAGTCAAATCCCTCTTCAACCAGTTAACTTACCCAGACTTGGCCAGCATGTCCTCTGCTGCGGATACAGCCGCAAGCTATCTCAGAAAATCCGGCTACATCAATCTAAACTACCAAGCCCCTATAGCAAAGACTGACTCGATCTTTGTCGCAACCTACAACTTAGGAGAACAGATCACTACCCTCAAAATAAACCACAGCTTTTCTGGCATACCCATAAAAGATCTCAAACGTCTTTTCCCGGCCGTAAGCGATACATTGATAACACTAGCCTTTGAAGATCTGGAAACAGGCATGCAAATGCTAACCGACTACCAAAACAGTTTGGGCAATGCCTTTGCAACTGTTCAACTGGTAGATCTCGATCTGGAAGATCCACAAACTATGACCGGCACCTTGAGCGTCAGCTCCGGCACAAGCAGAACTTTAGACAAGATCGTAATCAAGGGTTATGAGAAATTCCCAAGATCCTACCTCAAGTATTTCGCAGGGATCAAAACCGGAGGGGTCTTTGACAAGAGAAAACTCCTCAAGAATTACGAGGCAATTGAGAGCTTGCCATTTGTGACTAGTTCCAAAGCACCGGAAGTGCTGTTCCGTCCAGACAGTACAGAAGTTTACCTTTATCTCAAAAAGAGATCGAGCAATAGCTTTGACGGGATCTTAGGTTTCGCCAATAGCGAATCAGACTCCAAGATCATCTTTAACGGATACCTAGACCTGGAACTTCGCAACAACTTGAATTTTGGAGAGGAGATTAGACTCAATTACAAAAGCGACGGCCGCGATCAGCAGAACTTTAGAGTAGCCACCTCCTTACCTTATTTATTCAAGACGCCCTTGGGAGTAGATTTAGAACTCTACATCTTTAAACGCGATTCAAGTTTTGTCACCGTTGAACAGAAAGCACAACTACACTATCAGATCAACCCAAGGTTACGAGCACTTGCAGGCTACACCCATTACGAATCCAACAACTTACTAGACGACTCCCTTACCGCCGCCACAATTGCAGACTACACCTCTGACTTTGTTTTGGTCGGACTGCAATATCAGATCCCACAACCCAGCCTGCTCTTTCCGAACAAGACGCGCTGGGAACTCAAGGGTCAATTTGGAAACAGGAGCGCCGCCATGACCAGTGATCAAGTCAAGGTGAGCTTTGACGGCTTCTATATCTTTGAACTCAATGAAAACAATTCGGTATTTATAAGAAATACCACAGAGACCCTTATTAGCGACAACTACCTCACCAACGAACTCATGCGCTTTGGAGGGATCACCTCTATACGAGGCTTTGACGAGAACAGCATTGACGCCCAGCTGTATTCGGTTCTCAATACTGAATACCGCTATTTAATCAACCCAGGACTCTATGTTCACAGCATAGCAGATGTTGGATATTTGGAAAATGAGCTCAATCAGACCCAGGAAGAATTGATAAGTTTTGGAATTGGACTCGGATTTTTATCTAAAGCAGGGGTTTTTAAGATCAATATTGCAAACGGAAAAACAGGTGCTCTTCCCTTCTCATTTTCGAACACGAAAATACACCTCAGTTTACGCTCAAATTTTTAG
- the rpsL gene encoding 30S ribosomal protein S12, whose translation MPTISQLVRKGRSKITKKSKSAALDSCPQRRGVCTRVYTTTPKKPNSAMRKVARVRLTNGKEVNAYIPGEGHNLQEHSIVLVRGGRVKDLPGVRYHIVRGALDTAGVEGRLQRRSKYGAKRPKK comes from the coding sequence ATGCCAACAATTTCACAATTAGTACGAAAAGGAAGATCCAAAATAACCAAGAAGAGCAAATCGGCTGCTTTGGATTCGTGCCCTCAAAGAAGAGGGGTATGTACTCGTGTGTACACTACCACACCTAAGAAACCTAACTCAGCGATGAGAAAGGTTGCTCGTGTGCGTCTTACCAACGGTAAGGAAGTGAACGCCTACATCCCTGGAGAAGGACACAATCTACAAGAACACTCGATAGTATTGGTTAGAGGAGGAAGGGTAAAAGATTTGCCGGGAGTTCGTTATCACATTGTACGTGGGGCACTTGACACCGCTGGTGTTGAAGGCCGTCTACAACGTAGATCGAAGTACGGAGCGAAACGCCCAAAGAAGTAA
- the rpsG gene encoding 30S ribosomal protein S7, whose product MRKRQAKKRPLLPDPKFNDQLVTRFVNNLMWDGKKSVAFKIFYDAIDIVDEKKQDDEKTALELWKDALSNVMPHVEVRSRRVGGATFQIPMQIRPDRKVSTAMKWLILYARKRNEKSMAQKLAAEILAAAKEEGAAVKKRVDTHKMAEANKAFSHFRF is encoded by the coding sequence ATGAGAAAAAGACAAGCAAAAAAACGTCCGCTTTTACCAGATCCAAAGTTTAATGATCAATTGGTTACACGTTTTGTGAACAATTTGATGTGGGACGGTAAAAAGTCAGTGGCGTTCAAGATATTCTACGACGCGATCGACATCGTTGACGAGAAAAAACAAGACGACGAAAAAACGGCTCTTGAGCTTTGGAAGGATGCTCTTTCAAACGTTATGCCTCACGTAGAGGTGCGTAGCCGTCGAGTGGGAGGAGCTACATTCCAGATCCCAATGCAAATCAGACCAGACCGTAAGGTTTCTACAGCTATGAAGTGGTTGATTCTTTATGCGCGTAAGCGTAATGAGAAGTCAATGGCTCAGAAATTGGCTGCAGAGATCCTAGCTGCGGCTAAGGAAGAAGGAGCTGCTGTTAAGAAGCGCGTTGATACGCACAAGATGGCAGAAGCAAACAAAGCATTCTCACACTTTAGATTCTAA